A DNA window from Mucilaginibacter xinganensis contains the following coding sequences:
- the pdxH gene encoding pyridoxamine 5'-phosphate oxidase: MDHEKLQNTREEYTVASLSENSTKADPIKQFEAWFSEAQELNLPEQNAMTLSTATHDGRPSARIVLLKGVYNGGFVFFTNYLSRKGKEITKNPVCALTFFWPSMERQVRIEGTLEKVSKEESEKYFHSRPKNSQIGAVVSPQSQEIDSRDVLEKKWEETAAEYNEKEVPKPSFWGGYIVKPQVIEFWQGRESRLHDRIVYKKMDSKSWKKVRLAP, translated from the coding sequence ATGGATCATGAAAAATTACAGAACACGAGGGAAGAATACACCGTCGCGTCGTTATCAGAAAACAGCACCAAAGCCGACCCAATAAAACAGTTTGAGGCGTGGTTTAGCGAGGCACAGGAATTAAACCTTCCCGAACAAAATGCCATGACGCTTTCTACGGCAACCCATGATGGCCGCCCCTCTGCCCGGATTGTTTTACTGAAAGGTGTTTATAATGGTGGTTTCGTTTTTTTCACCAATTACCTGAGCCGCAAAGGCAAAGAGATCACCAAGAACCCTGTTTGTGCCCTAACATTTTTCTGGCCTTCCATGGAACGCCAGGTGCGCATTGAAGGCACATTGGAGAAGGTAAGTAAGGAAGAGTCTGAAAAATATTTTCATTCGCGTCCAAAAAACAGCCAGATTGGTGCGGTGGTTTCCCCGCAAAGCCAGGAAATTGACAGCCGTGATGTTTTAGAAAAAAAATGGGAAGAAACAGCTGCAGAATATAACGAAAAAGAAGTGCCTAAGCCTTCGTTTTGGGGCGGGTATATTGTTAAGCCCCAGGTGATAGAGTTTTGGCAGGGCCGCGAGAGCCGCCTGCACGACAGGATAGTTTACAAAAAAATGGATAGCAAAAGCTGGAAAAAAGTACGTTTAGCACCATGA
- a CDS encoding S1C family serine protease, with protein MSENNQLTETIERYLNGEMTKAERTAFEKIRSEDPAVNNKVAEHKHFTNLIKQYGERLELENRLNAIHDEIDVHALEEELMIHPSWIVQMWRNHHSKISVAASIAIFAVLCTLFFTGYLNNRESNYLQLRGEINKINRATNQLKTQVNSLNPPHTKMVNPGNFRGTGFAISSNGYIVTDNHVISGADSVYVQGTDGKAYRTKVIYTEPQSDIAILEITDPSFKTLGTIPYAFKKAETDIGENVFTIGFPRDAMVLGPGYLTASTGFKGDTTQYQISAPLDFGHSGGPLFDSKGNIIGIVNAKQSHVEGAAFAVKSSYLLKAIKDIPADSLNKTLNINNKNVLAGLSRVQQIKKLQNCIFLVRVYNQ; from the coding sequence ATGAGCGAGAATAACCAGTTAACCGAGACAATTGAACGTTATCTTAATGGCGAGATGACCAAGGCTGAGCGTACCGCTTTCGAAAAAATCCGGAGCGAGGACCCTGCTGTAAATAATAAGGTAGCCGAGCATAAGCATTTCACTAACCTGATTAAGCAGTATGGCGAGCGCCTGGAACTTGAGAACCGTTTGAATGCCATTCATGACGAAATAGATGTTCATGCATTAGAAGAAGAGCTGATGATCCACCCTTCGTGGATTGTACAAATGTGGCGAAACCACCATTCAAAAATTTCAGTAGCTGCTTCTATTGCCATATTTGCGGTATTGTGCACCTTGTTTTTTACCGGCTATTTAAACAACAGGGAATCAAACTACCTGCAATTAAGGGGGGAGATCAATAAGATCAACCGCGCTACCAACCAGTTGAAAACTCAGGTTAATAGCCTTAATCCGCCGCACACCAAAATGGTTAACCCGGGTAATTTTAGGGGAACAGGCTTTGCGATCTCTTCAAACGGATATATTGTTACTGATAATCATGTAATTAGCGGTGCCGACTCTGTTTACGTTCAGGGTACTGATGGTAAAGCATACCGTACTAAGGTAATTTATACCGAACCACAATCAGATATTGCTATTTTGGAGATTACCGATCCGTCTTTCAAAACATTGGGTACCATACCTTATGCATTTAAGAAAGCGGAAACCGATATCGGGGAAAATGTATTCACTATTGGTTTTCCGCGTGATGCTATGGTTTTAGGCCCTGGTTACTTAACTGCGAGCACTGGTTTTAAAGGAGATACCACACAATATCAAATATCGGCTCCTCTTGATTTTGGTCACAGTGGTGGCCCGTTGTTTGACAGTAAGGGGAATATCATTGGCATTGTTAACGCTAAACAAAGCCACGTAGAAGGTGCAGCCTTTGCTGTTAAATCAAGCTATTTACTGAAAGCGATAAAAGATATTCCTGCTGATTCGCTAAACAAAACGTTGAATATAAATAACAAAAATGTACTTGCAGGTTTAAGCCGGGTACAGCAGATTAAAAAATTGCAGAACTGCATTTTCCTTGTTAGGGTTTATAATCAATAA
- the purE gene encoding 5-(carboxyamino)imidazole ribonucleotide mutase: MNHPKVGIIMGSKSDLHVMQDAADVLKELGVDYEITVVSAHRTPDRMFTYAREAAGRGLKVIIAGAGGAAHLPGMVASLTHLPVIGVPVKSSNSIDGWDSILSILQMPNGIPVATVALNAAKNAGILAAQIISTADEQIVKNLIAFKDDLKKKVEESAKEMEGRD; this comes from the coding sequence ATGAATCACCCCAAAGTAGGCATTATAATGGGCAGCAAGTCTGACCTTCATGTTATGCAGGATGCTGCAGATGTATTAAAAGAATTAGGCGTTGACTATGAAATTACCGTAGTATCAGCCCACCGCACACCTGACAGGATGTTTACCTATGCCCGCGAAGCAGCAGGACGGGGATTAAAAGTAATAATAGCAGGCGCAGGCGGCGCGGCGCATTTACCTGGCATGGTGGCGTCGTTAACGCATTTGCCCGTTATTGGCGTCCCTGTAAAATCAAGCAATTCAATTGACGGCTGGGATTCTATTCTCTCTATCCTTCAAATGCCAAACGGCATCCCGGTTGCGACGGTAGCCCTTAATGCCGCAAAAAACGCAGGGATCTTAGCCGCGCAGATCATTTCAACCGCCGATGAGCAGATTGTCAAAAACCTGATCGCTTTTAAAGATGATTTGAAGAAAAAGGTGGAAGAGTCTGCAAAAGAAATGGAGGGTAGAGACTAG
- a CDS encoding YqgE/AlgH family protein: protein MLNSIPAAAGRLLISEPFMMDPNFKRAVIILTEYSAGGAMGFILNHASEYLLGDIMPELSYSEIPVFVGGPVAGNTLHFIHRCPEKIADGIELAEGIFSGGDFEAVKELITNYQLNADEIRFFTGYSGWTPGQLDDEITGDSWIVANNLNVDTLFSDNEETLWREVVIGLGQRYAHIANFPENPALN, encoded by the coding sequence ATGCTAAACTCTATACCGGCTGCCGCAGGACGATTACTTATATCGGAGCCCTTTATGATGGACCCCAACTTTAAGCGGGCTGTCATTATCCTTACAGAATACTCCGCAGGCGGTGCCATGGGTTTCATTTTAAACCATGCAAGTGAATATTTACTGGGTGACATTATGCCTGAGCTATCCTACTCCGAAATTCCTGTATTTGTTGGAGGGCCGGTAGCAGGCAATACGCTGCACTTTATACACCGTTGTCCTGAGAAAATTGCGGACGGCATTGAATTAGCCGAAGGTATATTTTCGGGTGGTGATTTTGAAGCTGTGAAAGAATTGATAACCAATTACCAGCTAAACGCCGATGAAATTAGGTTCTTTACAGGCTACTCCGGCTGGACACCCGGGCAACTGGACGATGAAATTACCGGCGACAGCTGGATTGTAGCTAACAACCTAAATGTGGATACCCTGTTTTCAGACAACGAAGAAACCCTTTGGCGCGAAGTAGTGATAGGCCTGGGACAGCGATATGCACATATTGCTAATTTTCCCGAAAATCCTGCTCTTAATTAG
- a CDS encoding NADH-quinone oxidoreductase subunit D produces MVLNMGPQHPSTHGVLRLELITDGEIVKEVIPHIGYLHRCFEKHAESLTYQQTIPFTDRLDYLASMNNSHAFVMGVERMMGIDKDIPKRVEYIRVLVCELNRIASHLIAIGTYGIDIGAFTPFLWCFRDREHIMGMLEWASGSRMLYNYIWVGGLFYDLPVGFEERCSEFVTYFKPKMAELNQLLTDNQVFISRTANVGVLPLDVAINYGCSGPMLRGSGLKWDLRRIDNYSVYPELEFEIPVGKGAMGTVGDCWDRYKVRVDEIEQSLKMIEQCLSRLQNELKRTPDFDPRSKMPRKITPKAQDYYVRCEGAKGELGFYFMADGRSEIPTRVKARAPSFNNLSVLPEIAKGVMIADLIAIVGSIDFVLGEVDR; encoded by the coding sequence ATGGTATTGAACATGGGGCCGCAACACCCGTCAACACATGGTGTATTGCGGCTCGAGCTGATAACTGACGGCGAGATCGTAAAGGAAGTCATCCCGCATATTGGGTATTTACACCGCTGCTTTGAAAAACATGCAGAATCATTAACCTACCAGCAAACCATTCCGTTTACCGACAGGCTTGATTACCTGGCATCGATGAACAACAGCCATGCTTTTGTTATGGGTGTTGAGCGAATGATGGGAATAGATAAAGACATTCCGAAACGCGTTGAGTACATCCGGGTACTGGTGTGCGAACTGAACCGCATTGCATCACACCTGATAGCTATTGGCACTTATGGTATTGATATTGGAGCGTTCACGCCTTTTTTATGGTGTTTTAGAGACAGGGAGCATATTATGGGAATGCTGGAATGGGCCTCTGGATCGCGGATGCTGTACAACTACATTTGGGTTGGGGGTTTATTTTACGATCTGCCCGTTGGTTTTGAAGAGCGTTGCAGCGAGTTTGTAACCTATTTTAAGCCCAAAATGGCTGAACTTAACCAGCTTTTAACCGATAACCAGGTATTTATAAGCCGTACAGCTAATGTTGGCGTGCTGCCGCTCGATGTAGCCATTAACTACGGATGCTCTGGCCCGATGCTGCGCGGATCAGGCCTTAAGTGGGACCTCCGCCGCATTGACAATTATTCTGTTTATCCCGAACTTGAATTTGAAATACCGGTAGGCAAAGGTGCTATGGGCACCGTGGGCGATTGCTGGGACCGCTACAAGGTACGCGTTGATGAAATTGAACAATCCCTTAAAATGATTGAACAATGCCTCAGCCGGCTGCAAAATGAATTAAAACGCACCCCCGATTTTGATCCGCGCTCAAAAATGCCGAGAAAGATAACCCCAAAAGCACAGGACTATTATGTAAGATGTGAAGGGGCAAAGGGCGAACTTGGTTTTTATTTTATGGCTGATGGACGCTCCGAGATCCCTACCCGGGTAAAAGCACGGGCGCCAAGTTTTAATAACCTGTCTGTATTGCCCGAAATTGCTAAAGGGGTAATGATAGCCGACCTGATAGCTATTGTAGGCTCTATCGACTTTGTTTTGGGCGAGGTAGACAGGTAG
- a CDS encoding RNA polymerase sigma factor, with protein sequence MSKELNGGVPTDSEVILGILNNSESVLKRLYLAYFPMILQLVINNNGNADDAKDIYQEAIIVLYNKVKTGDFELSSKLKTYIYSICRRLWLKRLTQMNRYGGDIKDFQEYLSVDDETEKNNERDIQFNKMGNALQLLGEPCKTIIEDFYINNRSMQEICENFGYTNADNAKTQKYKCLQRLKKLFFQQK encoded by the coding sequence GTGAGTAAAGAGTTAAACGGCGGGGTACCAACAGATAGTGAAGTTATCCTTGGGATCCTTAATAATTCGGAAAGTGTATTGAAAAGGCTGTATTTGGCCTATTTTCCGATGATATTACAACTGGTGATTAATAACAACGGCAATGCTGATGATGCTAAAGACATTTATCAGGAAGCCATAATTGTTCTTTATAATAAAGTTAAGACGGGTGATTTTGAATTAAGCAGTAAGCTTAAAACTTATATCTATTCTATTTGCAGGCGGCTTTGGCTTAAAAGGCTTACGCAAATGAACAGGTATGGTGGCGATATTAAAGATTTCCAGGAGTATTTGTCAGTTGATGATGAAACGGAAAAAAATAATGAGCGCGATATCCAGTTTAATAAAATGGGTAATGCCCTGCAGTTATTGGGCGAACCCTGTAAAACTATTATAGAAGATTTTTATATCAATAACAGGTCGATGCAGGAGATCTGTGAAAATTTTGGTTACACTAACGCAGACAATGCAAAGACCCAAAAATATAAATGCCTGCAACGGCTGAAGAAATTATTTTTTCAGCAAAAATAA
- a CDS encoding cupin-like domain-containing protein — MEIIRRDNISYEEFMEEHYKPGIPLVFTNASKVWKANGLFTPDWFRENYPDRETDCRGTSYKMKDIMDMVETSTVEKPAPYPIIFDIPGTLPELMPLLDPLDLNYATSNWLKNKMFKIGKWGGATELFVGGPGGKFPYLHIDYYHLNSWITQLYGEKRFTVFPRGQDEFLYPRPEDPWRSELNVFEPDFEKFPKYKHATPINFTVGPGETLFIPFGLWHTAYSLTPTISVAFDTLDSKNHKEFMKDVWTFKSRQSKAKAVAMYSYAWLATQGSKMKESWA, encoded by the coding sequence ATGGAAATTATAAGAAGAGATAATATTTCCTACGAAGAATTTATGGAAGAGCATTATAAGCCGGGCATTCCGCTGGTTTTTACTAATGCGTCAAAGGTTTGGAAGGCTAACGGGCTTTTTACGCCCGATTGGTTCAGAGAAAATTATCCCGACAGGGAAACAGATTGCAGGGGAACCTCCTACAAAATGAAGGACATAATGGATATGGTTGAAACCAGCACCGTTGAAAAACCTGCCCCCTACCCTATAATATTTGATATTCCGGGCACATTGCCAGAGTTAATGCCACTGCTCGATCCGTTGGACCTGAATTATGCCACATCAAACTGGCTAAAAAATAAGATGTTCAAAATAGGCAAATGGGGCGGCGCAACCGAACTGTTTGTTGGCGGCCCGGGTGGTAAATTCCCTTATTTACATATCGATTACTACCATTTAAATTCATGGATTACACAGCTATATGGTGAAAAACGCTTTACCGTTTTCCCGCGCGGGCAGGATGAGTTTCTTTATCCCCGTCCTGAGGATCCGTGGCGTTCAGAATTAAATGTTTTTGAGCCTGATTTTGAAAAGTTTCCAAAATATAAGCATGCCACACCCATTAATTTTACGGTGGGCCCCGGCGAAACACTGTTTATTCCGTTCGGGTTATGGCATACTGCCTACTCCTTAACGCCAACCATATCTGTGGCCTTTGATACGCTCGACAGCAAAAACCATAAAGAATTTATGAAAGATGTATGGACGTTTAAAAGCCGCCAGAGTAAAGCAAAAGCAGTTGCTATGTATAGTTACGCATGGCTGGCCACCCAGGGCAGCAAAATGAAGGAAAGCTGGGCTTAA
- a CDS encoding NADH-quinone oxidoreductase subunit C: MIFEEIKLLLIEKFGAEVIVGEETGGLQPALLIAPGQITGVCLELRNNANTYFDFLSSLTGVDYGIEAKRFGVVYHLASIPFQTQLTLKASVENNRDLNDLPTFPSITSVYRTADWHEREAYDLTGIFFEGHPDLRRILLPDDWEGFPLRKDYKTAEYYKGIKID, translated from the coding sequence ATGATCTTTGAAGAGATTAAGTTATTACTTATTGAAAAATTTGGCGCTGAAGTAATTGTTGGCGAAGAAACAGGCGGGCTGCAGCCCGCCCTGCTTATTGCCCCCGGGCAAATTACCGGGGTTTGCCTGGAACTGCGCAACAATGCAAACACTTACTTTGATTTTTTAAGCAGTTTAACCGGGGTTGACTATGGTATCGAAGCTAAACGCTTTGGTGTTGTATATCACCTGGCATCTATCCCCTTTCAAACACAGTTAACCCTTAAAGCTAGTGTGGAGAACAACCGCGACCTGAACGATTTGCCAACCTTCCCAAGCATTACGTCAGTTTACCGCACCGCCGACTGGCATGAACGCGAAGCTTACGACCTCACCGGCATATTTTTTGAAGGCCATCCCGACCTTCGCCGCATCCTGCTACCCGACGATTGGGAAGGCTTCCCCCTGCGGAAGGATTACAAAACAGCAGAATATTACAAGGGAATTAAGATAGATTAA